The Paraburkholderia sp. FT54 genome includes a region encoding these proteins:
- the choW gene encoding choline ABC transporter permease subunit, whose protein sequence is MSEIIPLGRWVDRSVHYLLDHDAAAFDSIGKVIESFAALVEHSLQAFPMWTLMAFFIGIGFWRVGWRFAIFAALSLWLIYATGFWDQTVVTLGLTLSSTLISLLFGIPLGIWTARSEKVAMVVRPILDVMQTMPAFVYLIPAAMLFGLGRVPGILSTVIFAMPPAVRLTSLGIRHVNREIVEAGQAFGCTTWQLLYKVQCPNALPSIMQGVNQTIMLALSMVIIASMVGAGGLGNDVLASIQRLDIGLGFESGLSVVLLAIILDRITESFGRSPGAASARPFAGLRSVMRIRRERQVAQG, encoded by the coding sequence ATGTCTGAGATCATTCCGCTTGGCCGTTGGGTCGATCGATCGGTTCACTATCTGCTCGATCACGACGCCGCCGCGTTCGATTCGATCGGCAAGGTCATCGAGAGCTTTGCCGCGCTTGTCGAGCACAGCCTGCAGGCTTTTCCCATGTGGACGCTGATGGCGTTTTTCATCGGTATCGGTTTCTGGCGGGTCGGCTGGCGGTTCGCGATTTTTGCCGCGCTGTCGCTATGGCTGATCTACGCAACCGGCTTCTGGGACCAGACGGTCGTGACGCTGGGTCTCACGTTGTCGTCGACGTTGATCAGCCTGCTGTTCGGCATCCCGCTCGGCATCTGGACCGCCAGGAGCGAGAAAGTCGCAATGGTCGTGCGGCCCATTCTCGACGTGATGCAGACGATGCCGGCGTTCGTGTACCTGATCCCGGCCGCGATGCTGTTCGGCCTTGGCCGTGTGCCGGGCATCCTGTCCACGGTGATCTTCGCCATGCCGCCCGCCGTGCGCCTGACGAGCCTCGGCATCCGCCATGTGAATCGCGAGATCGTCGAAGCGGGCCAGGCATTTGGCTGCACGACGTGGCAACTGCTTTACAAGGTGCAGTGTCCCAACGCGCTGCCGTCGATCATGCAGGGCGTGAACCAGACGATCATGCTGGCGCTGTCGATGGTAATTATCGCGTCGATGGTCGGCGCAGGTGGTCTCGGCAACGACGTGCTCGCGAGCATCCAGCGTCTGGATATCGGCCTCGGCTTCGAAAGCGGCTTGTCGGTGGTGCTGCTGGCGATCATTCTGGACCGTATTACCGAGAGCTTCGGCCGCTCCCCCGGCGCGGCAAGCGCGCGACCCTTCGCAGGCCTGCGCAGTGTGATGCGCATACGACGGGAGCGACAGGTCGCACAGGGTTGA
- a CDS encoding alpha/beta hydrolase: MNSTLASQAFASATSVIALHCSGSGAAQWRKLGEALSPRHAFVAPEHYGCDSTGPWSGERAFTLADEAARTIGIIDASCGKVHLVGHSYGGGVALRAAVERPERIASLTLYEPSAFHLLKAMGAHGAHALAEIIAISKRTADGVSCGDYRGAAASFVDYWGGRGAWEALRPAVQAALTRWAPKAPLDFRALLDERTPASAYTGLRVPALIMRGQHAPVPTRAIADRLPMLLPAARLAIVEGAGHMGPLTHADSVNAMIVRHIADADAA, encoded by the coding sequence ATGAATAGCACTCTCGCATCGCAAGCCTTCGCATCCGCAACGTCGGTGATCGCGCTGCATTGCTCCGGTTCAGGAGCGGCGCAATGGCGCAAGCTCGGCGAGGCGCTTAGCCCGCGCCACGCGTTCGTCGCGCCCGAGCACTACGGCTGCGATAGCACGGGCCCGTGGAGCGGCGAGCGCGCGTTCACGCTAGCCGACGAGGCGGCGAGGACCATCGGCATCATCGACGCCTCGTGCGGCAAGGTGCATCTCGTCGGTCATTCGTATGGCGGCGGCGTGGCGTTGCGCGCGGCCGTCGAACGGCCGGAGCGCATTGCGAGCCTGACGCTCTACGAGCCCTCGGCGTTTCATCTGCTGAAGGCAATGGGCGCGCACGGTGCGCACGCGCTCGCGGAAATCATCGCGATCTCGAAGCGCACCGCCGATGGCGTGAGCTGTGGCGACTATCGGGGCGCGGCGGCTTCATTCGTCGACTACTGGGGCGGCCGGGGCGCATGGGAAGCGCTGCGGCCAGCGGTGCAGGCAGCGCTCACGCGTTGGGCGCCGAAGGCGCCGCTCGACTTTCGCGCGCTGCTCGACGAACGTACGCCCGCAAGCGCGTACACGGGCCTGCGTGTCCCGGCGCTGATCATGCGCGGCCAGCACGCGCCCGTGCCGACGCGCGCGATCGCCGACCGCCTGCCGATGCTGCTGCCCGCGGCGCGTCTTGCGATCGTCGAGGGTGCGGGACACATGGGGCCGCTCACGCACGCCGACAGTGTCAACGCGATGATCGTGCGGCATATCGCCGACGCGGATGCGGCGTAA
- a CDS encoding DUF3563 family protein, protein MFIYLFLLLRKALERAEHSRRDAYLASAVDMGELERRMHAMDIDG, encoded by the coding sequence ATGTTCATCTATCTTTTCCTGCTGCTGAGAAAGGCACTCGAGCGCGCTGAACACAGCCGTCGAGACGCGTACCTCGCGTCTGCCGTCGACATGGGCGAACTCGAACGCCGCATGCATGCGATGGACATTGACGGCTGA
- a CDS encoding methyl-accepting chemotaxis protein produces the protein MSIEQAKPRQSSDGAVIAELTREVRKISRDKIADIDLINREATYLAINALIEAARAGEAGRGFAVVANQVKNVSGRIGQLTGELGKELASISERMVTELERQQGRRLTDLALNMIDVIDRNLYERSCDVRWWATDAAVVDCMTTGSAAAAAHAAKRLSVILDSYTVYLDIWVLDIEGRVVANGRPSLFPVVDTVNAAQHDWFAAALATRSGDEYATANVDRAAGLNGAQVATYATAIRQDGASDGKVVGVLAVFFDWAKQASTVVNSVRLTNGERERTRCMIVDASGRVIASCATAEHESVRFDLPRNAADFGTYRTAGGSLVGYALTPGYETYRGMGWFGVIEQQPEQTT, from the coding sequence ATGTCCATAGAGCAGGCAAAGCCTCGTCAATCGTCCGACGGGGCAGTTATCGCCGAGTTGACCCGCGAAGTGCGCAAGATATCCAGAGATAAGATCGCTGATATCGACCTGATCAATCGCGAGGCGACCTATCTTGCCATCAACGCGTTAATCGAAGCTGCTCGTGCTGGAGAAGCCGGCCGTGGCTTTGCGGTCGTCGCAAACCAGGTCAAGAACGTGTCCGGCCGGATCGGGCAACTCACCGGCGAACTCGGTAAGGAATTGGCCAGCATCAGCGAACGTATGGTGACGGAACTCGAGCGACAACAGGGCCGCCGTCTGACCGATCTTGCGTTGAACATGATCGACGTGATCGATCGCAATCTTTACGAACGGTCATGTGATGTGCGTTGGTGGGCAACCGACGCAGCGGTTGTCGATTGCATGACGACTGGATCGGCGGCGGCTGCCGCTCATGCGGCGAAGCGGCTGTCGGTCATCTTGGATAGCTATACCGTCTACCTCGACATCTGGGTACTGGATATCGAGGGGCGCGTCGTTGCGAATGGAAGACCCTCGCTGTTCCCAGTCGTCGACACAGTGAACGCAGCCCAGCATGACTGGTTCGCTGCGGCGCTCGCTACGCGGTCCGGCGATGAGTACGCAACCGCCAACGTCGACAGAGCCGCGGGATTGAACGGCGCGCAGGTTGCCACCTATGCGACGGCGATCCGGCAGGACGGTGCGAGTGACGGAAAGGTCGTCGGCGTTCTGGCCGTGTTCTTCGATTGGGCCAAGCAGGCCTCGACCGTCGTCAATAGCGTCCGCTTGACCAATGGAGAGCGGGAGCGCACGCGCTGCATGATCGTCGACGCAAGCGGTCGAGTGATCGCCTCTTGCGCAACAGCGGAGCACGAGAGTGTGCGCTTCGACCTGCCACGGAACGCTGCTGATTTCGGAACTTACCGGACGGCAGGAGGATCGCTTGTCGGATATGCGCTGACACCCGGCTATGAAACCTATCGCGGTATGGGCTGGTTCGGCGTTATCGAGCAACAGCCGGAGCAAACAACGTAA
- a CDS encoding potassium channel family protein, with translation MNDAAKEAVSARIQPQEAIAEFAKILWHLRAILVMLGILFFILSVAMYYVGGAVDVATRTPSSPGQTFYFCAVTALTIGYGDVVPTTASGRIVAISLGLLGVLITGVVTASAVYAIQVAAHRAGLRPH, from the coding sequence ATGAATGATGCCGCCAAAGAGGCTGTGAGCGCCCGAATCCAGCCGCAAGAGGCAATTGCCGAGTTTGCCAAGATCCTCTGGCACCTGCGCGCCATTCTGGTGATGCTGGGGATACTTTTCTTCATTTTGTCGGTCGCCATGTACTACGTTGGCGGGGCTGTCGATGTAGCCACGCGCACGCCATCATCGCCTGGTCAAACCTTCTACTTTTGCGCGGTCACGGCGCTGACCATCGGCTATGGCGACGTGGTACCGACCACCGCGTCTGGTCGGATCGTCGCGATTTCACTTGGACTGCTCGGTGTGTTGATAACGGGTGTGGTCACTGCTTCCGCCGTGTACGCCATCCAGGTGGCGGCGCATCGTGCCGGACTACGGCCTCACTAG
- a CDS encoding porin, which produces MKKKIIGAAALSVFAAAAHAQSSVTLYGLIDTGIVYTNNQGGSSAWQEQSSMLSNEVWGLRGSEDLGGGLHAIFRLENGFNIQNGKTTYSGTMFGRQAFVGLQSDQYGTLTFGRQYDSVVDVLGPVALANNGDGNNLAAHPFDNDNVDDSFYINNSVKYASPTYRGLQAEALYGFSNAAGGFADNRAYSFGVTYNNGPISLAAAYLQLNNGSLSGTGAVSNNDFVNFPAARQRVMGVGGNYTIGPATIGLLWTHTLFDNTQPGANSVIAQSFDSLHFDNYEANVHYTLTPSISLAGAYTFTQGAFAGTTGSADPKWHQVTLMADYSFSKRTDVYVEGVYQHAYGAAGSAFEGAFINGLAQASTGNQVAATVGLRTRF; this is translated from the coding sequence GTGAAGAAGAAGATTATCGGCGCAGCAGCTTTGTCAGTCTTTGCGGCGGCGGCTCATGCGCAAAGCAGCGTCACCCTTTATGGATTGATCGATACAGGTATCGTCTACACGAATAACCAGGGTGGCAGCAGCGCGTGGCAGGAACAAAGCAGCATGCTGTCGAACGAAGTATGGGGTCTGCGGGGGAGTGAAGATCTAGGTGGCGGTCTGCACGCGATCTTCCGTTTGGAGAACGGCTTCAATATACAGAACGGCAAGACCACGTACTCGGGTACGATGTTCGGCCGTCAGGCTTTTGTCGGTCTGCAGAGTGACCAATATGGAACGCTGACTTTCGGCCGGCAATACGACTCGGTAGTCGATGTTCTGGGGCCGGTCGCATTGGCGAACAACGGCGACGGAAACAACCTGGCTGCACATCCGTTCGACAACGACAACGTAGACGACTCGTTCTATATCAACAACTCGGTCAAGTACGCGAGTCCGACTTATCGGGGGCTGCAGGCAGAGGCGCTGTACGGTTTCAGTAATGCGGCTGGTGGCTTTGCGGACAATCGCGCCTACAGTTTCGGTGTGACGTACAACAACGGTCCGATCAGTCTTGCGGCGGCTTACCTTCAACTGAATAACGGTTCGCTTTCGGGTACCGGGGCAGTGTCGAACAATGACTTCGTCAATTTCCCCGCCGCGCGCCAGCGCGTGATGGGGGTCGGCGGCAACTACACGATTGGTCCGGCGACTATCGGCTTGCTGTGGACGCACACGCTGTTCGACAATACGCAGCCGGGTGCGAACTCCGTGATCGCGCAGTCGTTCGACAGCCTGCATTTCGACAACTACGAAGCCAACGTGCACTATACGCTGACACCTTCGATTTCTCTCGCCGGTGCTTACACGTTCACTCAAGGCGCCTTTGCCGGAACCACGGGTTCGGCGGACCCGAAGTGGCATCAAGTGACACTGATGGCAGACTACTCGTTCAGCAAACGCACCGATGTCTATGTCGAGGGTGTCTACCAGCATGCATACGGAGCCGCTGGCTCTGCGTTCGAGGGCGCGTTTATCAACGGCCTGGCGCAAGCTTCAACAGGCAACCAGGTGGCGGCGACGGTAGGCTTGCGTACGCGCTTCTAA
- a CDS encoding substrate-binding domain-containing protein: MTRGRTSRQILFMVRKGNPKHVHDLPDLRGPGVDVGTPDSSRPGNGKLSALAASFMKSLQEGAKSFGEPQWQSP; encoded by the coding sequence ATCACTCGCGGCCGTACCAGTCGGCAAATCCTGTTCATGGTGCGCAAGGGCAACCCAAAGCATGTCCATGACTTGCCGGACTTGCGTGGGCCGGGAGTGGACGTCGGGACGCCCGACTCAAGCCGTCCCGGCAACGGCAAGCTGAGCGCCCTCGCTGCGTCGTTTATGAAATCTTTGCAAGAAGGAGCAAAGTCTTTCGGTGAACCGCAATGGCAATCCCCATAG
- the bamA gene encoding outer membrane protein assembly factor BamA has translation MNAKILFSRCTKVLALAGLGVTAVSANSAEPFVVRDIRLEGLQRVEPGTVFSYLPIKQGDTFSDDKASEAIRTLYATGFFNDVKIATEGDSVIVQLIERPAIGTIDFSGIHEFDKDNLTKALNAVGLSLGRYYDKALVDKSEQELKRQYLTRGYYAAEVTTTVTPIDRNRVGLLFSVVEGPSAKIREINFIGNKVFSESTLHDEMQLSTPNWFSWYTKNDLYSKDKLTGDLENVRSYYLNRGYLEFNIESTQVSLTPDKKDMYLTVTLHEGEPYTIKSIKLAGNLLDREPELAKLIKIKPGERFSAEKLQASTKAIVDKLGEYGYAFATVNAQPQIDQEHHTVDLTLQVDPSHRVYVRRINVIGNTRTRDEVVRREMRQIESSWFDSNRLALSKDRINRLGYFTDVDVTTVPVEGTPDQVDVNVKVTEKPTGAITLGLGYGSGEGPIISAGVSQDNVFGSGTSLALNVNTSSTYRTLTVTQVDPYFTVDGIKRITDVYYRTSEPLTFSSTNDSSFRIITMGADLKFGVPFSESDMVYFGLGIEQNRLDVDATTPQSYIDYVKEFGRVSNNVPITIGWSRDDRDSVLVPSRGYYTQANAEYGTPIGGTQYYKTDLQAQYYYSFARGFVLGLNFQGGYGNGIGNPYPIFKNYYAGGIGSVRGYQTGSLGPRDATTGDPIGGSKMVVGNVEVTFPLPGTGYDRTLRVFTFLDGGNVWGSEGNSIGANGLRYGYGLGLAWISPIGPLKLSLGFPVVKHTGDQYQKFQFQIGTSF, from the coding sequence ATGAACGCAAAGATTCTGTTTTCCCGTTGTACCAAGGTATTGGCCCTCGCTGGTTTGGGAGTGACGGCCGTCTCCGCGAACTCCGCAGAGCCGTTTGTGGTTCGCGATATCCGGCTCGAAGGCTTGCAACGCGTCGAACCCGGTACTGTGTTCTCGTACCTGCCGATCAAGCAAGGCGATACCTTTAGCGACGACAAGGCCTCGGAAGCGATCCGCACGTTGTACGCGACGGGCTTCTTCAACGACGTCAAGATCGCCACGGAAGGAGATTCCGTGATCGTGCAGTTGATCGAGCGCCCCGCGATCGGCACGATCGATTTTTCGGGCATTCACGAGTTTGATAAGGACAATCTGACCAAGGCGCTGAACGCCGTCGGCCTGTCATTGGGTCGCTATTACGACAAGGCGCTCGTCGACAAATCCGAACAGGAACTGAAGCGCCAGTACCTGACCCGTGGCTACTACGCCGCTGAAGTCACGACGACGGTCACGCCGATCGACCGCAACCGTGTGGGTCTACTGTTCTCGGTTGTCGAAGGTCCGAGCGCGAAGATCCGCGAGATCAACTTCATCGGCAACAAGGTGTTCAGCGAAAGTACGCTGCACGACGAAATGCAGTTGTCCACGCCGAACTGGTTCTCGTGGTACACGAAGAACGATCTGTACTCGAAAGACAAGCTCACCGGCGACCTCGAAAACGTCCGCTCGTATTACCTGAATCGGGGCTACCTCGAATTCAACATTGAGTCGACCCAGGTGTCGCTCACGCCCGATAAAAAGGACATGTACCTGACGGTGACGCTGCACGAAGGCGAACCGTACACGATCAAAAGCATCAAGCTGGCGGGCAATCTGCTCGACCGCGAGCCGGAGCTGGCCAAGCTCATCAAGATCAAGCCGGGCGAGCGCTTCTCGGCTGAAAAGCTGCAAGCCTCCACCAAGGCCATCGTCGACAAGCTCGGCGAATACGGCTATGCGTTCGCCACCGTCAACGCGCAGCCGCAGATCGATCAGGAACACCATACGGTCGACCTGACGCTGCAAGTAGACCCGAGCCACCGCGTCTACGTGCGCCGCATCAACGTGATCGGCAACACGCGCACCCGTGACGAAGTGGTGCGCCGCGAAATGCGCCAGATCGAAAGCTCGTGGTTCGATTCGAACCGCCTCGCGCTGTCGAAAGACCGGATCAACCGTCTCGGCTACTTCACGGATGTCGACGTGACCACGGTGCCGGTGGAAGGCACACCGGACCAGGTCGATGTGAACGTCAAGGTGACCGAGAAGCCGACCGGCGCGATCACGCTGGGCCTGGGTTATGGCTCGGGCGAAGGGCCGATCATTTCAGCGGGTGTGTCGCAAGACAACGTGTTCGGCTCAGGGACGAGCCTTGCGCTCAACGTCAATACGTCATCGACGTACCGCACGCTGACCGTCACTCAGGTTGACCCGTACTTCACGGTCGACGGCATCAAGCGCATTACCGACGTGTATTACCGAACCAGCGAGCCGCTCACATTCTCGAGCACGAACGACTCGAGCTTTCGAATCATTACGATGGGTGCCGATCTGAAGTTCGGGGTTCCGTTCTCGGAATCCGACATGGTGTATTTCGGTCTGGGTATCGAACAAAACCGGCTCGACGTCGACGCTACGACGCCGCAAAGCTATATCGACTACGTCAAAGAGTTCGGCCGTGTGTCGAACAACGTGCCGATCACGATTGGCTGGTCGCGAGACGACCGTGACAGCGTGCTCGTGCCGAGCCGCGGCTACTACACGCAGGCGAATGCCGAATACGGCACACCGATCGGCGGCACGCAGTACTACAAGACGGACCTGCAGGCACAGTACTACTACTCGTTCGCACGCGGATTCGTCCTCGGACTGAACTTCCAGGGTGGCTACGGCAATGGCATCGGCAACCCGTATCCGATCTTCAAGAACTACTACGCGGGCGGTATCGGTTCGGTGCGTGGTTATCAAACTGGCTCACTGGGTCCGCGCGACGCGACGACGGGCGACCCTATAGGCGGTTCGAAGATGGTTGTCGGCAACGTCGAGGTGACGTTCCCGTTGCCGGGCACTGGATACGACCGGACGCTGCGTGTCTTCACGTTCCTTGACGGCGGCAATGTATGGGGTTCCGAAGGCAACAGCATCGGCGCGAACGGCTTGCGCTACGGCTACGGCCTGGGCCTTGCATGGATCTCGCCGATCGGACCGCTGAAGCTCAGCCTCGGCTTCCCGGTCGTCAAACACACTGGCGATCAGTACCAGAAGTTTCAGTTTCAGATCGGGACGTCGTTCTAG
- a CDS encoding alpha/beta hydrolase, with product MLAALSAPIFFNEVSAQTTQPVHADNVVLVHGAWADGSSWNGVVERLQAAGMHVTAVQNPLSSLADSEAATRRALALQDGPTVLVGHSWAGTVISDVGTESKVSALVYVAARAPGAGEDFVALSAKFPTMPVRAGVQNHEGQTTISERAFLDYFANGVTPDKAKALYSEQWPTAASLFGERTTAAAWHDKPTFYAVSKDDQTISPDLERFLAARMKAKTVELDAGHLSLVSHPQEVANLILEAAGHKAGATAMAASASDGN from the coding sequence GTGCTCGCTGCACTGTCCGCACCCATTTTCTTTAATGAAGTTTCCGCGCAGACCACGCAGCCGGTGCACGCAGATAATGTCGTTCTGGTGCACGGAGCCTGGGCGGACGGCTCGAGTTGGAACGGTGTTGTAGAGCGTTTGCAGGCAGCCGGAATGCATGTCACCGCGGTTCAGAACCCGCTCTCGTCGCTCGCGGACTCGGAGGCGGCCACGCGTCGCGCGCTTGCCTTGCAGGATGGTCCGACAGTGCTGGTCGGACACTCCTGGGCAGGTACCGTTATCAGCGATGTCGGCACGGAGTCGAAAGTGTCGGCGCTCGTGTATGTAGCTGCGCGCGCGCCTGGCGCGGGCGAGGATTTTGTCGCGCTCTCGGCGAAGTTTCCCACGATGCCGGTTCGCGCAGGTGTACAAAATCACGAAGGCCAAACAACCATTTCGGAGCGTGCCTTCCTCGACTATTTTGCAAACGGCGTCACGCCTGACAAAGCGAAAGCGTTGTATTCCGAACAATGGCCGACAGCTGCTTCCTTGTTCGGCGAGCGGACCACCGCGGCGGCTTGGCATGACAAGCCGACATTTTATGCGGTGTCCAAGGACGACCAGACGATTTCACCGGACCTGGAGCGCTTTCTGGCTGCGCGCATGAAGGCGAAGACGGTGGAACTGGATGCCGGTCATCTATCGCTCGTGTCTCATCCGCAAGAAGTCGCGAACCTGATTCTGGAGGCTGCGGGTCACAAGGCGGGCGCTACCGCGATGGCCGCATCCGCTTCGGACGGGAATTGA
- a CDS encoding YkgJ family cysteine cluster protein, with translation MTNSKIVQLLHVQDDNRVFVDMADDESNPCLSCGACCQHFRVSMYMGEMASSPGGTVPDELVSTVNPVIVCMKGTEAGHGRCIALRGIVGKPGIRCEIYPLRPSPCREYRVWLEDGTPNPACQRLRKHIGLLPLKPRSDVPGVAQR, from the coding sequence ATGACCAACAGCAAAATCGTTCAACTACTTCATGTACAGGACGACAACCGTGTTTTCGTGGATATGGCCGACGACGAAAGCAACCCATGCCTGTCGTGTGGAGCGTGTTGCCAGCACTTCCGTGTGTCGATGTATATGGGTGAAATGGCGAGTTCACCTGGCGGCACGGTCCCGGATGAACTCGTCTCTACCGTCAATCCAGTCATTGTCTGCATGAAGGGAACGGAGGCCGGCCACGGACGCTGCATCGCCCTGCGCGGGATAGTCGGCAAGCCTGGCATCCGCTGCGAAATTTACCCGCTGCGGCCGTCGCCATGTCGCGAATATCGAGTGTGGCTCGAGGACGGAACACCCAATCCTGCTTGTCAGCGACTGCGAAAGCATATCGGACTACTGCCGCTGAAGCCCCGGTCTGATGTGCCAGGTGTCGCGCAGAGGTAA
- a CDS encoding short chain dehydrogenase — MRVLIVGATGLLGKEVVRLLSPEHQLIGASRTGSDLFVDLADKASIVSMYQQLGTVDAVICAAGSAKFAPLESLTDEDLSFSLANKLMGQINLVRCSFGHVTRGGSLTLTSGILAQYPMKGSPAVSVVNAGVEAFGRSAALELQGKARVNVVSPGWVSETLAAMGQARSAGVPAEAVAHAYRQSLVEDITGQVIQVVKW, encoded by the coding sequence ATGCGTGTACTCATAGTCGGCGCAACCGGACTGCTCGGCAAAGAGGTCGTTCGCCTGCTTTCGCCCGAACACCAGCTCATCGGCGCCAGCCGTACAGGCTCAGACCTGTTCGTCGACCTCGCGGACAAGGCATCCATCGTGTCCATGTATCAGCAACTCGGAACCGTGGATGCCGTGATTTGCGCCGCAGGCTCGGCGAAATTCGCGCCACTCGAATCGCTGACCGATGAAGATCTTTCGTTCAGTCTGGCCAACAAACTGATGGGTCAGATCAATCTCGTCCGATGCTCCTTCGGCCATGTTACGCGAGGTGGCTCCCTCACACTGACCAGCGGCATCCTGGCCCAGTATCCGATGAAAGGCAGCCCCGCCGTGAGTGTCGTGAACGCCGGGGTCGAGGCGTTCGGCAGATCGGCTGCACTCGAACTGCAGGGCAAGGCACGGGTCAATGTCGTCAGCCCTGGCTGGGTTTCCGAAACACTTGCCGCGATGGGCCAGGCCCGCTCTGCCGGCGTTCCCGCCGAGGCCGTGGCCCACGCGTACAGGCAGAGTCTGGTCGAGGACATCACGGGCCAGGTCATTCAGGTCGTGAAGTGGTAA